A single window of Acidimicrobiia bacterium DNA harbors:
- a CDS encoding DUF4350 domain-containing protein, translating to MENYSTLTRDKSFQKRTFKYILFSTLLLVTIYGAIFIAENYFASNAPSGDNGSSFATIANGTNAWSQLLEKSGYEVVRDKGSVTFPVLDNIDTYSSNSDLLDLKRETSIVVILGGSLPDTELKQVEKFVSSGGRLITDNPDILYSIFNDKIEISLDGSKSQEISDSKINGTEDINKLEGSGVGEIAFSNSLNAQALIQSSNTPQRSDRFGNYSISAMIQLGKGDVIALIDTGVVSNEGIVRADNALLSIKIAGQTGNKVTFAEGIHGFSSAKGFNAMPQSWKISILGLIAAFIIFGSSRARRFGVGEEPPRSLGPRRIQFAHALALAMKKSK from the coding sequence GTGGAAAATTACTCAACATTAACAAGGGATAAATCCTTCCAAAAAAGAACATTTAAATATATTCTCTTTTCAACTTTATTATTAGTAACAATATATGGTGCAATATTTATTGCAGAGAATTACTTTGCATCAAATGCCCCAAGTGGGGACAATGGTTCAAGTTTTGCAACAATAGCAAACGGAACAAATGCTTGGAGCCAACTTCTAGAAAAATCTGGATATGAAGTAGTTAGAGATAAGGGTTCAGTGACATTTCCGGTTTTAGATAACATTGATACATATTCAAGCAATAGCGACTTGTTAGATTTAAAACGTGAAACATCAATAGTAGTCATATTGGGTGGATCGCTTCCAGATACGGAACTTAAACAAGTAGAAAAGTTTGTTAGTAGCGGAGGACGCCTTATAACAGATAATCCTGATATTTTGTATTCAATTTTTAATGATAAAATAGAAATAAGTCTAGATGGATCTAAATCACAAGAGATCAGTGATTCGAAAATTAATGGAACAGAAGATATTAATAAACTTGAGGGATCAGGAGTAGGAGAGATTGCTTTTTCCAACAGTTTAAATGCACAGGCGCTAATTCAATCTTCAAATACACCACAGAGATCAGATAGATTTGGTAATTATTCAATTTCGGCAATGATTCAATTAGGTAAGGGCGATGTCATAGCTTTAATTGATACTGGTGTTGTATCAAATGAGGGAATTGTTCGAGCCGACAATGCGCTATTATCAATAAAAATAGCAGGCCAAACAGGAAATAAAGTTACCTTTGCAGAAGGTATACATGGTTTTTCAAGCGCTAAAGGATTTAATGCCATGCCACAATCTTGGAAGATATCAATCCTGGGATTGATTGCTGCTTTCATAATTTTTGGAAGCTCGAGAGCAAGACGTTTTGGTGTGGGTGAAGAACCACCAAGAAGTTTAGGACCCCGAAGAATTCAATTTGCACACGCGCTCGCACTAGCAATGAAAAAATCAAAATAG